A single region of the Mercenaria mercenaria strain notata chromosome 6, MADL_Memer_1, whole genome shotgun sequence genome encodes:
- the LOC128557772 gene encoding uncharacterized protein LOC128557772 isoform X1, whose product MYWTRDECKNCTHICSRTPAEDSKYWLQPQDVRHTCNPFRNFIFWDFSKDENTFVIQRHFIFRIIQNAPLGSEIRLYAVGKTFNLIIDDVKDKRRKNKWIETITRVPRGNTENHIISYKSLEEAISEYSKEVVLAAEEIFFVIDDNSKIDDEKKANELLKRRKIFVVIHGTGPPSKFWTKLATDKHHLLKLHDNIDAGVDSFLALSCQDSWLYCNTIMYWTGDECKNCTHICSRTPAEDSKYCREACPYFRDTENTSEQSGCNNLVPYQGLIVVCFVCMLTLVV is encoded by the exons gGTTACAACCACAGGATGTTCGCCATACGTGTAACCCTTTCAGGAATTTTATCTTTTGGGATTTCAGCAAAGATGAAAACACATTTGTTATACAAAGACATTTCATATTTCGAATAATACAAAACGCACCTTTGGGCAGTGAAATTCGTTTATATGCGGTTGGCAAAACGTTTAATCTTATAATCGACGATGTaaaagacaaaagaagaaaaaataaatggaTTGAAACTATTACTCGGGTTCCTCGTGGAAATACTGAAAATCATATAATTTCTTACAAAAGTTTAGAGGAAGCCATATCAGAATATTCAAAGGAAGTTGTACTAGCAGCAGAAGAAATCTTCTTTGTGATTGATGACAACTCAAAAATAGATGACGAAAAGAAAGCGAATGAGCTACTTAAGAGAAGAAAGATATTTGTTGTTATTCATGGAACGGGACCACCTTCTAAGTTTTGGACAAAGCTCGCCACAGATAAGCATCACCTTCTAAAGCTTCACGATAACATTGATGCTGGTGTGGATTCATTCTTGGCTCTATCTTGTCAAG ATTCGTGGTTGTACTGTAACACAATCATGTACTGGACTGGGGACGAATGCAAGAATTGTACACACATCTGTTCCAGAACGCCTGCGGAAGACTCAAAGTACTGCCGAGAGGCTTGCCCTT ATTTCCGCGACACAGAAAATACAAGTGAGCAGAGTGGGTGTAACAATCTTGTACCGTACCAAGGCTTGATCGTCGTGTGTTTTGTCTGCATGTTGACACTAGTAGTATAA
- the LOC128557772 gene encoding uncharacterized protein LOC128557772 isoform X2 encodes MSTMVAFEILVLICLGIARGLQPQDVRHTCNPFRNFIFWDFSKDENTFVIQRHFIFRIIQNAPLGSEIRLYAVGKTFNLIIDDVKDKRRKNKWIETITRVPRGNTENHIISYKSLEEAISEYSKEVVLAAEEIFFVIDDNSKIDDEKKANELLKRRKIFVVIHGTGPPSKFWTKLATDKHHLLKLHDNIDAGVDSFLALSCQDSWLYCNTIMYWTGDECKNCTHICSRTPAEDSKYCREACPYFRDTENTSEQSGCNNLVPYQGLIVVCFVCMLTLVV; translated from the exons ATGTCAACAATGGTGGCATTTGAAATTCTTGTACTTATTTGTTTGGGTATTGCAAGAG gGTTACAACCACAGGATGTTCGCCATACGTGTAACCCTTTCAGGAATTTTATCTTTTGGGATTTCAGCAAAGATGAAAACACATTTGTTATACAAAGACATTTCATATTTCGAATAATACAAAACGCACCTTTGGGCAGTGAAATTCGTTTATATGCGGTTGGCAAAACGTTTAATCTTATAATCGACGATGTaaaagacaaaagaagaaaaaataaatggaTTGAAACTATTACTCGGGTTCCTCGTGGAAATACTGAAAATCATATAATTTCTTACAAAAGTTTAGAGGAAGCCATATCAGAATATTCAAAGGAAGTTGTACTAGCAGCAGAAGAAATCTTCTTTGTGATTGATGACAACTCAAAAATAGATGACGAAAAGAAAGCGAATGAGCTACTTAAGAGAAGAAAGATATTTGTTGTTATTCATGGAACGGGACCACCTTCTAAGTTTTGGACAAAGCTCGCCACAGATAAGCATCACCTTCTAAAGCTTCACGATAACATTGATGCTGGTGTGGATTCATTCTTGGCTCTATCTTGTCAAG ATTCGTGGTTGTACTGTAACACAATCATGTACTGGACTGGGGACGAATGCAAGAATTGTACACACATCTGTTCCAGAACGCCTGCGGAAGACTCAAAGTACTGCCGAGAGGCTTGCCCTT ATTTCCGCGACACAGAAAATACAAGTGAGCAGAGTGGGTGTAACAATCTTGTACCGTACCAAGGCTTGATCGTCGTGTGTTTTGTCTGCATGTTGACACTAGTAGTATAA